From the genome of Saccopteryx bilineata isolate mSacBil1 chromosome 6, mSacBil1_pri_phased_curated, whole genome shotgun sequence, one region includes:
- the TP53RK gene encoding EKC/KEOPS complex subunit TP53RK, giving the protein MSEEPEPEADALAAARERIRCFLSGLELVKQGAEARVYRGRFQGRAAMVKHRFPKGYRHPALEARLGRRRTVQEARALLRCRRAGISAPVVFFVDYASNCLFMEEIEGSVTVRDYIESTMETEKTPESLFGLAKTVGQVLARMHDEDLIHGDLTTSNMLLKPPLEQLDIVLIDFGLSFVSALPEDKGVDLYVLEKAFLSTHPNTESVFEAFLKSYSTSSRKARPVLKKLDEVRLRGRKRSMVG; this is encoded by the exons ATGAGCGAGGAACCGGAACCGGAGGCCGATGCGCTGGCTGCGGCCCGGGAGCGGATCCGCTGCTTTTTGAGTGGCCTGGAGCTGGTGAAGCAGGGCGCCGAGGCGCGTGTGTACCGCGGCCGCTTCCAGGGCCGCGCGGCCATGGTCAAGCACCGCTTTCCCAAGGGCTACCGGCACCCGGCGCTGGAGGCGCGGCTCGGCCGGCGGCGGACCGTGCAGGAGGCCCGGGCGCTGCTTCGCTGCCGCCGCGCAG GGATATCTGCCCCTGTTGTCTTTTTTGTGGATTATGCTTCCAACTGCTTATTCATGGAAGAAATTGAAGGCTCAGTGACTGTTCGAGATTATATTGAGTCCACTATGGAGACTGAAAAAACTCCCGAAAGTCTCTTCGGCTTAGCCAAGACTGTCGGGCAGGTTTTGGCTCGAATGCACGACGAGGACCTCATTCACGGTGACCTCACGACCTCGAACATGCTCCTGAAACCGCCCCTGGAACAACTGGACATTGTGCTCATAGACTTCGGGCTGAGTTTCGTTTCGGCACTTCCAGAAGACAAGGGAGTTGACCTCTACGTGCTGGAgaaagccttcctcagcacccatcCCAACACGGAGAGTGTGTTTGAAGCCTTTCTGAAGAGCTACTCCACCTCCTCCAGAAAAGCCAGGCCCGTGCTCAAAAAACTAGATGAAGTGCGCCTGAGAGGACGAAAGAGGTCCATGGTCGGGTAA